A part of Methanosphaera cuniculi genomic DNA contains:
- a CDS encoding damage-control phosphatase ARMT1 family protein, with the protein MKVDYECAPCMLRQASEAIEHAVDDDETRMDITLKIIEYMNKNFKKNTRSNKLGTDMHHEIMKLTGNNDPYKNLRQQGNEVALKLFPKIEQLLKDDPTLENYVQAAVVGNIIDFGALKQDTNMEELIKKQIKQPPKINDVQKLDEDLKNAENILYLTDNGGEIVFDKLLLKKIKQDYDVNIILALKENPILNDAIIQDALDLELDKYATLISTGAASVGVVEEYISDELKDLMETSDLIISKGMGNYEGLTEMKVTTPVYFLLNTKCQVISNEIGVPLNSNIVKKTDLS; encoded by the coding sequence TTGAAAGTAGATTATGAATGTGCACCATGTATGCTACGCCAAGCATCAGAAGCAATAGAACATGCAGTAGATGATGATGAAACACGGATGGATATAACCTTAAAAATAATAGAATACATGAATAAAAACTTCAAAAAAAATACACGATCAAACAAACTAGGAACTGACATGCACCATGAAATCATGAAACTAACAGGAAATAATGACCCATACAAAAACCTACGCCAACAAGGAAATGAAGTAGCATTAAAACTATTTCCAAAAATAGAACAACTACTAAAAGATGACCCAACACTTGAAAACTATGTACAAGCAGCAGTAGTAGGAAACATAATAGACTTCGGAGCACTAAAGCAAGATACAAATATGGAAGAATTAATTAAAAAACAAATCAAACAACCACCAAAAATAAATGATGTACAAAAACTAGATGAAGATCTAAAAAATGCAGAAAATATATTATACTTAACTGATAATGGTGGAGAAATAGTATTTGACAAACTACTACTTAAGAAAATAAAACAAGACTATGATGTAAATATAATACTAGCACTTAAAGAAAATCCAATACTAAATGATGCAATAATACAAGATGCACTAGATTTAGAACTTGATAAATATGCAACACTAATAAGTACAGGAGCTGCATCTGTAGGAGTAGTAGAAGAATACATATCAGATGAATTAAAAGATTTAATGGAAACATCTGATCTTATAATAAGTAAAGGTATGGGTAACTATGAAGGACTAACAGAAATGAAAGTTACAACACCAGTATACTTTCTATTAAATACTAAATGTCAAGTAATATCAAATGAAATAGGTGTACCATTAAATAGTAATATTGTTAAAAAAACTGACCTATCATAA
- a CDS encoding archaeosine biosynthesis radical SAM protein RaSEA, whose amino-acid sequence MQIQKINKQLRENAIENIKNKRERKKDKKPIGAYAASWAGEDRLYDSVGYTIFMVLPTSGCQWAVDSGGCTMCSYIADSPLCNITDDDLIEIFNTQWNKQLEKTDISSHDNVAVKLFVSGSFLNTNEISSKVQDYIFNEFSKYDNIKEVIVESKPEYIDEESLKHLASLIPGKIFEIGIGLETSNEETRLNNINKGITNQSFENAINTINSIKDYDIRGKAYLLIKPILLSEKDAINEAIDSAKYAKDVGVRRIAYCPATVHGGTLMDYLWKRGSYNPPWIWSTIKILKEVRNNVDIPMIMDTAGFGTRRGPFNCKKCNAKLKSLIIKSNLEQEIPEELETFTCECKDKWEADLEFSDILNTTTNPKA is encoded by the coding sequence TTGCAAATACAAAAAATAAACAAACAATTACGAGAAAATGCAATAGAAAACATAAAAAATAAACGTGAACGTAAAAAAGATAAAAAACCAATAGGTGCATATGCTGCAAGTTGGGCAGGAGAAGACCGGCTATATGATTCTGTAGGATATACTATATTTATGGTACTTCCAACAAGTGGATGTCAATGGGCAGTTGATAGTGGTGGTTGTACTATGTGTAGTTATATTGCTGATTCACCACTTTGTAATATTACTGATGATGATTTAATTGAAATTTTTAATACACAATGGAATAAACAGCTTGAAAAAACAGATATATCATCACATGATAATGTTGCTGTTAAACTATTTGTATCTGGAAGTTTTCTAAATACAAATGAAATATCATCAAAAGTACAAGATTACATCTTTAATGAATTTAGTAAATATGATAATATAAAAGAAGTAATTGTAGAATCAAAACCAGAATACATTGATGAAGAATCACTTAAACACTTAGCATCATTAATACCAGGTAAAATCTTTGAAATTGGTATAGGTCTTGAGACATCAAATGAAGAAACTCGTCTTAATAATATTAATAAAGGAATAACAAACCAGTCATTTGAAAATGCAATAAACACAATAAATAGTATCAAAGATTATGATATACGTGGAAAAGCATATCTACTAATTAAGCCAATACTATTATCTGAAAAAGATGCAATTAATGAAGCAATAGATTCAGCAAAATATGCAAAAGATGTTGGTGTTCGAAGAATTGCATATTGTCCTGCAACAGTACATGGTGGAACATTAATGGATTATCTATGGAAGCGTGGATCATATAATCCTCCATGGATTTGGAGTACAATAAAAATATTAAAAGAAGTACGAAATAATGTTGATATTCCAATGATTATGGATACAGCAGGATTTGGAACACGTCGTGGACCATTTAACTGTAAAAAATGTAATGCAAAGCTTAAAAGTTTAATAATTAAATCTAATTTAGAACAAGAAATTCCAGAGGAACTTGAAACATTCACATGTGAATGTAAAGATAAATGGGAAGCAGATCTGGAATTTAGTGATATACTTAATACCACTACAAATCCAAAAGCATAA
- a CDS encoding 5,10-methylenetetrahydromethanopterin reductase produces MKFSLELLPNEPVRNIVDVVKLAEDIGFDNVWITDHYNNRDVFEVLAIVANNTSTIKMGSGVSNPYVRNPVTIAAATATLDEISDGRAIVGVGPGDKATMETLNLTWNKPVATVKDAINTIRTLVDGNVLGDNASLNGISRIQDYIPIYMAAQGPRMLEASGEVADGTLINASNEKDFEIAIPLINKGIEKSAKPDRNFNYAAYTACSIESDLNRAYDNARIVVSFIIAGAPPVVLKRHNIPVSVADEISNALMNHDFKKAATLVTDDMCNSFAVCGNPENIMDKIHKFEEIGINEFVVGSPIGRNREESLKLLGDVLNSY; encoded by the coding sequence ATGAAATTTAGTTTAGAATTACTTCCAAATGAACCAGTACGTAATATTGTTGATGTTGTAAAACTTGCCGAAGATATTGGATTTGACAATGTATGGATTACAGATCATTATAATAATCGGGATGTTTTTGAAGTTCTTGCAATAGTTGCAAATAATACATCTACAATAAAAATGGGATCAGGTGTTTCAAATCCATATGTTAGAAATCCTGTTACAATAGCAGCAGCAACAGCAACACTTGATGAAATATCAGATGGACGTGCAATTGTAGGAGTAGGTCCTGGTGATAAAGCAACAATGGAAACATTAAATTTAACATGGAATAAACCAGTAGCTACTGTTAAAGATGCTATTAATACAATACGTACACTTGTTGATGGTAATGTTCTTGGTGATAATGCATCACTTAATGGTATAAGTCGTATTCAGGATTATATTCCAATTTATATGGCAGCTCAAGGACCACGTATGCTTGAAGCATCAGGTGAGGTTGCAGATGGAACACTTATAAATGCTTCAAATGAAAAAGATTTTGAAATTGCAATACCATTGATTAATAAAGGAATTGAAAAATCAGCTAAACCAGATCGTAACTTTAATTATGCAGCTTACACAGCATGTAGTATAGAATCAGACTTAAATCGTGCTTATGATAATGCACGTATTGTTGTATCATTTATCATAGCAGGAGCACCACCTGTAGTACTAAAACGGCATAACATACCAGTAAGTGTTGCAGATGAAATAAGTAATGCACTTATGAATCATGACTTTAAAAAAGCAGCAACTCTTGTAACTGATGATATGTGTAACTCATTTGCTGTATGTGGAAATCCTGAAAATATTATGGATAAAATACATAAATTTGAAGAGATAGGAATTAATGAATTTGTAGTAGGTTCACCAATTGGACGAAATCGTGAAGAATCATTAAAACTTCTTGGTGATGTACTAAATTCATACTAA
- a CDS encoding Coenzyme F420 hydrogenase/dehydrogenase, beta subunit C-terminal domain has protein sequence MRQENWLLNNIIDTGQCAKCGTCTILCPNHILEFKDVPELTDICLRDGRGTCHEVCPRVSSGRYQIEIRENLKNEQYTSPLTHEEAVKTIIKTLMDQKKIDGAIIVGEDHWKSLSLIIEETDDLDLAEHPNKYRESPLAALEEMGKLDLKRVAIAALPCQIQGFRKIQYFPYLAKHELEKSKQGKPVKIPEIKYLIGHFCTEKYNHGNMIKVLEDENIKIEDVKKFTRKIPKLIVETKDETYRLPLKPIAMNEGCKFCKDYEAELADISVGVDDNKTCVIIRKDEFDQFKEILQLTPDTEDLPAVHRERKRNRFMVNVTKREEDGEPLSYYWMGDYPGVGKQMDGNHFIRLKAGDAGWYTKEDMQNILDISEKYDLSIKITTRSAYELHDVTPKMVPIVLDDLKKHNLRTGSEGALVRSTLACPGNTQCKMGLIDTVSIASKIEDLFAEYPTPYKFKFAVTGCPNKCVRPTIHDLGIMGIMYTTINESKCVNCGRCAEVCKVDAIYYTNVAKRDEKRCIDCGKCFRACPHHAIEVDHEGFQVYLGGKSGRELVEGHLVDVTTEEELYPFIEKVLIAYNKLADKPQRERVADTIRKVGFENFMQEVNNIKLD, from the coding sequence TTGAGACAAGAAAATTGGCTTTTAAATAATATAATTGACACAGGACAATGTGCAAAATGCGGAACTTGTACAATACTCTGTCCAAATCATATACTTGAATTTAAAGATGTACCAGAACTAACAGATATATGTCTACGTGATGGACGAGGAACCTGTCATGAAGTATGTCCACGTGTATCATCAGGAAGATATCAAATTGAAATTAGAGAAAATCTAAAAAACGAACAATACACATCACCACTAACACATGAAGAAGCTGTTAAAACAATTATAAAAACACTCATGGATCAGAAAAAAATTGATGGTGCAATAATTGTAGGAGAAGATCACTGGAAATCATTATCATTAATAATTGAAGAAACAGATGATCTAGACTTAGCAGAACATCCAAATAAATACCGAGAATCACCACTAGCAGCACTTGAGGAAATGGGAAAACTTGACCTTAAACGTGTGGCAATTGCAGCACTACCATGTCAAATACAAGGATTTAGAAAAATACAATACTTCCCATATCTTGCAAAACACGAACTTGAAAAAAGCAAACAAGGAAAACCTGTTAAAATACCAGAAATCAAATATCTAATAGGACACTTCTGTACAGAGAAATATAATCATGGAAATATGATAAAAGTACTAGAAGATGAAAACATTAAAATAGAAGATGTTAAAAAATTCACACGTAAAATACCAAAACTAATCGTTGAAACAAAAGATGAAACATATCGTCTTCCACTTAAACCTATTGCTATGAATGAAGGATGTAAGTTCTGTAAAGATTATGAAGCAGAATTAGCTGATATATCAGTAGGTGTAGATGATAATAAGACATGTGTTATAATACGTAAAGATGAATTTGACCAATTTAAAGAAATACTACAACTAACACCAGATACTGAAGATCTTCCAGCAGTTCATCGTGAACGTAAACGTAACAGATTTATGGTAAATGTAACAAAACGTGAAGAAGATGGAGAGCCATTATCATACTACTGGATGGGAGATTATCCAGGTGTTGGAAAACAAATGGATGGTAATCATTTCATACGTCTTAAAGCAGGAGATGCTGGATGGTACACAAAAGAAGATATGCAAAATATTCTTGATATAAGTGAAAAGTATGATCTTAGCATAAAAATTACAACCAGAAGTGCATATGAACTTCATGATGTAACACCAAAAATGGTTCCAATAGTACTTGATGATCTTAAAAAACATAATCTACGTACAGGATCTGAAGGAGCATTAGTACGTTCAACACTTGCATGTCCAGGAAATACTCAATGTAAAATGGGATTAATAGATACAGTAAGTATTGCATCTAAAATTGAGGATTTATTTGCTGAATATCCAACTCCATATAAGTTTAAATTTGCAGTAACAGGTTGTCCTAATAAGTGTGTAAGACCTACAATACATGATCTTGGAATTATGGGAATAATGTATACAACAATTAATGAATCAAAATGTGTAAATTGTGGACGATGTGCTGAGGTATGTAAAGTTGATGCAATTTATTATACAAATGTTGCAAAACGTGATGAGAAACGATGTATAGATTGTGGTAAATGTTTCCGTGCATGTCCTCATCATGCAATAGAAGTAGATCATGAAGGATTCCAGGTTTATCTTGGTGGTAAAAGTGGTCGTGAACTAGTTGAAGGACATCTTGTTGATGTTACAACAGAAGAAGAACTTTACCCATTTATCGAAAAAGTATTAATAGCATACAATAAGCTTGCAGATAAACCACAACGTGAAAGAGTTGCAGATACAATACGTAAAGTTGGATTTGAAAACTTTATGCAAGAAGTTAATAATATAAAATTAGACTAA
- a CDS encoding transglutaminase domain-containing protein, giving the protein MIFLITLFVGIMSVSATDTSNSTLSLDEQSVHSMDNTLIKSTTNTQSDNSKNVMSDQANVKEKSVKYNDNVNIESEKIESNQINLTQKTTNTLTSNTKTQTTKTPKTSTKENVKINLSPVTVKNNKTIKINATFKTESGKPLNQVNSVLKINNQTHAYATITNGVAQYTVNVGNWQAKDYNILVKVGETSTTLESEKTSTLTVVKRNYDITLPNYTTKVNSTIKITATIKDEDGNLVHNSPVSFKINGKQLADARVVNGVVSCSFKPSLSYAGVNTILIKVGDNSYYNFGSISSKLTVTTTSHISSDDLVFVKKGNQVTLIATIRDAKGTLLKDGKVAFKVNGKTVDTVKVVNGVAKVTYNNSKALSHEINNITIKYSGNGYTSESNKTTYLRVLSSTNKYTYDQVLTKANDTKNFIEKNGRLPNFVTIGNDQLSPTDFFYLLCQVYAQNSSFSMGNFKQLVQSSTNCNNEKIYKEDYIALAKVCVASYAKNGRPQYNLTINGKSMNFADAFYFYTRAVAYIKNHGMCSLYGTVIALTNSSSGSSTSTTGNGSIFNTPPAGYDSYLQKTNYAQVNSSIIKTATKAAISGVKGVYNQAVAIFNYVRDRTSYSGYYNTRYGAEGTYTRGYGNCCDMANLIVAMMRTAGIPARYNHATCTFSSGLVTGHVWAQVYVNGQWYICDATSKRNSFGVIRNWYKCGTIKTYTQLPF; this is encoded by the coding sequence TTGATTTTTCTTATTACATTATTTGTAGGTATAATGTCTGTATCTGCAACTGATACATCTAATTCTACATTATCTTTAGATGAACAATCAGTACATAGTATGGATAATACCTTAATAAAATCAACAACTAATACACAATCTGATAATTCTAAGAATGTAATGTCAGATCAAGCTAATGTAAAAGAAAAATCAGTTAAATATAATGATAATGTAAACATAGAATCTGAAAAAATTGAATCAAATCAAATAAATCTAACACAAAAAACTACAAACACACTAACAAGCAATACAAAAACACAAACTACAAAGACACCAAAGACAAGCACAAAAGAAAATGTAAAGATTAATTTAAGTCCAGTTACAGTAAAAAATAATAAAACTATTAAAATCAATGCAACATTTAAAACTGAATCAGGCAAACCTTTAAACCAAGTAAATTCAGTACTAAAAATAAATAATCAAACACATGCATATGCAACCATTACAAACGGAGTAGCACAATATACGGTAAATGTAGGAAACTGGCAAGCAAAAGATTATAATATACTTGTAAAAGTTGGAGAGACATCAACAACACTAGAAAGTGAAAAAACATCTACATTAACTGTAGTAAAACGTAATTATGATATCACTCTTCCAAATTATACAACAAAAGTTAATTCAACAATAAAAATAACAGCAACAATAAAAGATGAAGATGGAAATTTAGTACATAATTCACCTGTATCATTTAAGATCAATGGTAAACAACTTGCAGATGCACGTGTTGTTAATGGGGTTGTATCATGTAGCTTTAAGCCATCATTATCATATGCTGGAGTTAATACAATACTCATAAAAGTTGGAGATAATTCATATTATAATTTTGGTTCAATATCATCCAAATTAACAGTTACAACAACATCACATATCAGTAGTGACGATTTAGTTTTTGTTAAAAAAGGTAATCAAGTAACACTTATAGCAACAATAAGAGATGCAAAAGGAACATTACTAAAAGATGGAAAAGTTGCATTTAAAGTAAATGGAAAAACAGTAGATACAGTAAAAGTTGTAAATGGTGTAGCTAAAGTTACATATAATAACTCAAAAGCATTATCACATGAAATAAATAATATTACAATTAAATATTCAGGTAATGGTTATACATCAGAATCAAATAAAACAACCTATTTACGTGTATTATCAAGTACAAATAAGTATACTTATGATCAAGTTTTAACAAAAGCAAATGATACAAAAAACTTCATAGAAAAAAATGGAAGATTACCAAACTTTGTAACGATAGGAAATGATCAACTATCACCAACAGATTTCTTCTATCTTCTATGTCAAGTATATGCACAAAACTCATCATTTTCAATGGGTAATTTTAAACAACTTGTGCAATCATCAACAAATTGTAATAATGAAAAAATTTACAAAGAAGATTATATAGCACTAGCAAAAGTATGTGTGGCATCTTATGCAAAAAATGGACGACCACAATATAACTTAACAATAAATGGAAAATCCATGAATTTTGCTGATGCATTTTACTTCTATACAAGAGCTGTAGCATACATTAAAAATCATGGTATGTGTTCATTATATGGAACAGTAATAGCATTAACAAATTCAAGTTCAGGATCATCCACATCAACTACTGGTAATGGAAGTATATTTAATACACCACCAGCAGGATATGATAGTTATTTACAAAAAACAAATTATGCACAAGTAAATAGTTCTATTATTAAAACAGCAACAAAAGCTGCAATATCTGGAGTAAAAGGTGTATATAATCAAGCTGTTGCAATATTTAACTATGTACGAGATAGAACATCATATAGTGGATACTATAATACCAGATATGGTGCAGAAGGTACATACACACGTGGATATGGTAACTGTTGTGACATGGCAAACCTTATTGTTGCAATGATGAGAACAGCAGGAATACCAGCAAGATACAACCATGCAACATGTACATTTAGCAGTGGACTTGTAACAGGACACGTATGGGCTCAAGTGTATGTAAATGGTCAATGGTATATATGTGATGCAACATCAAAACGTAACTCATTTGGAGTAATAAGGAATTGGTATAAATGTGGAACAATTAAAACATACACACAACTACCATTCTAA
- a CDS encoding ATP-grasp domain-containing protein, protein MSRILVVGSNTRAVCKSLYELGFSVYATCFFDLVDMHEYVDKLIIINSPTFNLCDLEEAALKYVDCVDYILCCSDVDVSKFPSSKIIGNKNNDDIRDKYKLYKHLHKNFLMPKTFKVNDTKEASEIVSNYPDLDFLVKPRIGSGGIGVRFFDESLNLDDDEFLLQEYVSGDSISSSFLSYSDHSITMVASSHQIIGSPSLSYRNFMYCGNITPCINHPEKLENISSKISRMCKLIGSGGVDFIIQDNKAYVIEVNGRIQGTFECIEQSYNMNMAKADIDACNDVKVSINNVENFCVKLIVYSKKMSRYNLDGIKYIHDISPKDYVFMPGEPICTIIVSDRILENAMSRVQHIQRLIYNSAY, encoded by the coding sequence TTGAGTCGAATTTTAGTTGTTGGATCTAATACTAGGGCTGTTTGTAAGTCCTTATATGAATTGGGTTTTAGTGTTTATGCTACTTGTTTTTTTGATCTTGTTGATATGCATGAATATGTTGATAAGTTGATCATTATAAATAGTCCTACATTTAATCTGTGTGATTTAGAAGAAGCTGCACTTAAGTATGTTGATTGTGTTGATTATATTTTATGTTGTAGTGATGTTGATGTATCTAAGTTTCCTTCATCTAAGATTATTGGAAATAAAAATAATGATGATATTCGTGATAAGTATAAGCTTTATAAACATTTACATAAAAACTTCCTTATGCCTAAGACATTTAAGGTTAATGATACTAAAGAAGCATCTGAGATTGTTTCAAATTATCCTGATTTAGATTTTCTAGTTAAACCACGTATTGGTTCAGGTGGTATTGGTGTAAGATTTTTTGATGAATCATTAAATTTAGATGATGATGAGTTTTTATTACAAGAATATGTTAGTGGAGATAGTATTAGTAGTTCTTTTTTATCATATTCTGATCATAGTATTACAATGGTTGCATCTTCACATCAGATAATAGGTTCTCCAAGTTTATCTTATCGAAATTTTATGTACTGTGGTAATATAACACCATGTATTAATCATCCTGAGAAACTTGAAAATATTTCATCAAAAATATCACGTATGTGTAAACTCATAGGTTCAGGTGGTGTTGATTTTATAATTCAAGATAATAAAGCATATGTTATTGAGGTTAATGGTCGTATTCAGGGAACTTTTGAATGTATAGAACAATCATATAATATGAATATGGCAAAAGCAGATATTGATGCTTGTAATGATGTTAAAGTTTCAATAAATAATGTTGAGAATTTTTGTGTTAAATTAATTGTATATAGTAAAAAAATGTCTCGATATAACCTTGATGGTATTAAGTATATTCATGATATATCACCAAAAGATTATGTTTTTATGCCAGGTGAACCTATATGTACTATTATTGTATCTGATCGTATTTTAGAGAATGCTATGAGTCGTGTGCAGCATATACAAAGACTTATTTATAATAGTGCATATTAA
- a CDS encoding V-type ATP synthase subunit D gives MADEKLDGVNPTRNELLSLKDRAKLSTKGHSLLKEKRDALIKEFFEILDRVQGSRDEVEKKLAIAYAELNKAQIDMGDMAVKRAALSVRESLELDITSRSIMGVSVPVVESKMTSNDVISRGYGFAGTSANLDVAAKEFEESIKIIIELGEIEKTIMMLAKEVEATKRRVNALEHVIIPRIENTIKFIEMRLEEMERESFAQLKVIKKNINARESE, from the coding sequence ATGGCAGATGAAAAACTAGATGGGGTTAATCCAACTCGTAATGAACTTCTTAGTCTAAAAGATAGGGCAAAATTATCTACTAAAGGTCATAGTCTTCTTAAAGAAAAAAGAGATGCTCTCATTAAAGAGTTTTTCGAAATTCTAGATCGTGTTCAAGGTTCTCGTGATGAAGTTGAAAAAAAATTAGCAATAGCATACGCAGAACTCAATAAAGCTCAAATAGACATGGGAGATATGGCAGTAAAACGTGCAGCTTTATCAGTTAGAGAATCTCTTGAACTTGATATTACTTCCCGTAGTATTATGGGTGTTTCAGTACCAGTTGTTGAAAGTAAAATGACATCCAATGATGTTATAAGCAGAGGTTACGGTTTTGCTGGAACTTCAGCTAACTTAGACGTAGCAGCTAAAGAGTTTGAAGAATCTATTAAGATTATTATTGAACTTGGTGAAATTGAAAAAACCATAATGATGTTAGCTAAGGAAGTAGAAGCTACAAAAAGAAGAGTAAATGCTTTAGAGCATGTTATCATTCCTCGTATTGAAAACACAATCAAATTTATTGAAATGCGTTTAGAGGAAATGGAAAGGGAAAGTTTTGCACAACTTAAAGTTATTAAGAAAAACATTAATGCAAGAGAATCTGAATAA